The Deltaproteobacteria bacterium genome includes a region encoding these proteins:
- a CDS encoding PIN domain-containing protein — protein sequence MADISLLLDTDALIESFRGSPQAATWLGGHGKSVIGIPVIVWMELLQGARDRMEQEQIEQRLAILPVEHICTDDSRHAASRFAAYRLSHGIGMLDCLIAAAALRTAVPNLSHFAPIHGIDARRPYARTATWRAK from the coding sequence ATGGCTGACATCTCGCTGCTGCTCGATACCGACGCCTTGATCGAGTCTTTCCGCGGCAGCCCTCAGGCCGCCACGTGGCTGGGCGGACATGGCAAGAGCGTCATCGGCATTCCTGTGATCGTCTGGATGGAGCTGCTGCAAGGTGCCCGCGATCGGATGGAGCAAGAGCAGATCGAGCAGCGGCTCGCGATCCTGCCCGTCGAACACATCTGCACCGACGACTCGCGTCATGCGGCAAGTCGGTTTGCCGCGTACCGGCTCAGCCACGGCATCGGCATGCTGGACTGTCTGATCGCCGCGGCTGCGCTCCGCACCGCGGTGCCGAACCTCAGTCACTTCGCACCAATCCACGGCATCGATGCGCGCCGGCCGTACGCGCGGACGGCCACATGGAGGGCGAAGTAA